A part of Paraburkholderia largidicola genomic DNA contains:
- a CDS encoding PaaI family thioesterase, whose translation MSTLAIESEFCLDQGFELVDHGEGWTTLACYVRARHANRHGNAHGGLLAALLDTSMGMAVRTSGRVDNLGTASLTVNYLKPARGRIAVHARVRRCGRTLAFCEAEARNGDDDVVATASAVFAVAPGAV comes from the coding sequence ATGAGCACGCTCGCAATCGAATCGGAGTTTTGCCTCGATCAGGGTTTCGAACTGGTCGATCACGGCGAAGGCTGGACAACGCTCGCCTGCTACGTTCGGGCGCGTCATGCGAACCGCCATGGCAACGCGCACGGCGGCCTGCTCGCCGCGCTGCTCGATACGTCGATGGGAATGGCCGTGCGCACGAGTGGCCGCGTCGACAATCTCGGCACCGCCAGCCTCACCGTCAACTACCTGAAGCCCGCGCGCGGCCGCATTGCCGTGCATGCGCGGGTGCGCCGCTGCGGCCGTACGCTCGCGTTCTGCGAAGCCGAAGCGCGTAACGGCGATGACGACGTGGTCGCGACAGCGAGCGCGGTTTTTGCCGTTGCGCCTGGTGCCGTTTAA
- a CDS encoding hydroxymethylglutaryl-CoA lyase, translating to MSDLTLCECFARDGLQHETGFIPTAQKVELIDRFARAGFARVEATSYSNPTVVPQFADASAVLEALPRIDGVYYKATCANVRAVERALTDLDAGFGANEISLLVSASEAHSLRNLKQSRADQWTRIEAMATAARGRFRMIGTISVAFGCPFEGEIDEASVLADVERFATLGVRHVTLGDTIGVATQAATQRLFREMLRVFPDVHAIAHFHDTRGTGIVNYLAAFEAGVRHYDVAFGGVGGHPAKVKYGGGVTGNVCTEDFVNVLETMGVDTGIDLAAMMEASGACENALGRTLASRVARTGLNPLLTRSVAQASAT from the coding sequence ATGTCCGACCTGACACTGTGTGAATGTTTCGCCCGCGACGGGCTCCAGCATGAAACCGGATTCATCCCGACAGCGCAAAAGGTCGAGTTGATCGATCGCTTTGCGCGGGCCGGATTTGCTCGGGTGGAAGCCACGTCGTATTCCAACCCGACCGTCGTCCCGCAGTTCGCGGACGCGAGCGCGGTGCTGGAGGCATTGCCGCGCATCGATGGCGTGTACTACAAGGCGACGTGCGCAAACGTCCGCGCGGTCGAGCGCGCGCTGACGGATCTCGATGCAGGCTTTGGCGCAAACGAAATCAGTCTGCTGGTTTCGGCGAGCGAGGCACACTCGCTTCGCAACCTGAAGCAGTCGCGCGCGGATCAGTGGACGCGCATCGAAGCGATGGCGACTGCCGCACGAGGGCGCTTTCGTATGATCGGCACGATCTCGGTTGCATTTGGCTGTCCATTCGAAGGCGAGATCGACGAGGCAAGTGTGCTCGCCGATGTGGAGCGCTTTGCGACGCTCGGCGTGCGCCACGTGACGCTTGGCGACACGATCGGCGTTGCGACGCAAGCCGCTACGCAACGCCTCTTTCGCGAGATGTTGCGTGTGTTCCCCGACGTACACGCCATCGCGCATTTCCACGATACGCGGGGTACCGGCATCGTCAATTACCTCGCCGCGTTCGAGGCAGGCGTGCGTCATTACGACGTGGCGTTCGGCGGCGTGGGCGGTCACCCCGCCAAGGTCAAGTACGGCGGTGGCGTGACGGGCAACGTGTGCACCGAAGATTTCGTGAACGTGCTGGAAACCATGGGTGTGGACACGGGCATCGACCTCGCCGCGATGATGGAAGCCTCCGGGGCTTGCGAAAACGCGCTGGGCCGCACGCTCGCGAGCCGGGTCGCGCGTACGGGTCTGAATCCGTTACTCACGCGCAGCGTCGCGCAGGCGAGCGCCACATGA
- a CDS encoding enoyl-CoA hydratase/isomerase family protein, with product MTISPCLLVEDRAGVRVLTMSRPEKRNALNNELTQSLLDALQSADRDPSVKALVLAGAGKAFCAGADINEFGGFVNTGDSVNAAQAALNRAHLTTNLHRVFSQISKPVIGAAQGYAMGGGAGLALACDMLVAGETLKLGYPELKHGIVAAIVMANLVRQVGRKTAFELVSLGEPVDALRALSLGLANRVVSDDSLIDTAVGIAERLASFDAPAMAATKRLFHRVADLSLQQALDASLDTNLMMRSFRQNRAEQQ from the coding sequence ATGACGATCTCCCCTTGCCTCCTCGTTGAAGACCGCGCCGGCGTGCGCGTGCTGACGATGAGCCGCCCCGAGAAGCGCAACGCGCTCAACAACGAACTTACGCAGTCGCTGCTCGACGCCCTGCAGTCCGCGGACCGTGACCCTTCCGTTAAGGCGCTGGTGCTCGCCGGCGCGGGCAAGGCATTTTGCGCGGGCGCCGACATCAACGAATTCGGCGGCTTCGTCAACACGGGCGACTCCGTGAACGCCGCGCAAGCCGCGCTGAATCGCGCGCACCTCACCACCAATCTGCATCGCGTGTTCTCGCAGATCAGCAAACCCGTCATCGGCGCGGCGCAAGGCTATGCGATGGGCGGCGGCGCAGGGCTCGCGCTTGCCTGCGACATGCTGGTGGCGGGCGAGACCCTGAAGCTCGGCTATCCGGAACTGAAGCACGGCATCGTGGCCGCTATCGTGATGGCGAACCTCGTACGCCAGGTAGGCCGCAAGACGGCTTTCGAACTGGTCTCGCTGGGCGAGCCAGTGGATGCGCTGCGCGCGCTGTCGCTGGGGCTCGCCAATCGCGTCGTTTCCGACGACTCCCTGATCGACACCGCCGTCGGCATTGCCGAACGCCTCGCGTCCTTCGATGCGCCTGCCATGGCGGCTACCAAGCGGCTGTTCCATCGCGTGGCCGATCTCTCGCTGCAACAGGCACTCGACGCATCGCTCGACACGAACCTGATGATGCGCAGCTTCCGTCAGAACCGGGCGGAGCAGCAATGA
- a CDS encoding CaiB/BaiF CoA transferase family protein, whose translation MTTTPIKPLANVTVVELARVLACPFADMILAELGATVIKIEQPGGGDETRSFEPQVGDESAYFFACNRGKQSVTANLKTEAGRRIVRDLTQSADIFIENFPVGSLARYGLDHTALRAANERLIYVSCTGFGQTGPYAARKGYDTVFQAMGGLMSLTGERGGGPVKPGLPIADLTSGMWIAIGLLSALNGRALTGQGCHIDFSMLDGQVSLLTLAAGRYFALGEVPPRLGTEHPGRVPSATFACSDGAFVHITCSDQHWLPLCQLLGLDALASDATLATNAGRVAHRERVMSTLTQAISGWTRKALCEACDAAGVPAGPIQNVAEVLADPHVNARGMVSAFEHPSIGTFGALPLPFKFDGFADPQVARPPLLGEHTEQVLRERLGYDEAHIAALRRDGAI comes from the coding sequence ATGACCACGACGCCGATCAAGCCGCTCGCCAACGTCACGGTGGTCGAGCTTGCGCGTGTGCTCGCCTGCCCGTTCGCGGACATGATCCTGGCCGAACTGGGCGCCACCGTCATCAAGATCGAGCAACCGGGCGGCGGCGACGAAACGCGCAGCTTCGAGCCGCAAGTCGGCGACGAATCGGCGTATTTCTTCGCCTGCAACCGCGGCAAGCAATCGGTGACGGCGAATCTCAAGACCGAGGCCGGGCGGCGCATCGTGCGCGACCTGACGCAGAGCGCCGACATCTTCATCGAGAACTTCCCCGTGGGGTCGCTGGCGCGCTACGGTCTCGATCACACGGCATTGCGTGCCGCGAACGAGCGGCTCATTTACGTGTCGTGCACCGGCTTCGGCCAAACAGGTCCATACGCCGCGCGCAAAGGCTACGACACCGTTTTCCAGGCGATGGGCGGCCTGATGAGCCTGACGGGCGAGCGCGGCGGCGGCCCCGTCAAACCCGGTTTGCCCATCGCCGATCTGACCTCGGGCATGTGGATCGCGATCGGTCTGCTGTCCGCGCTCAATGGCCGGGCGCTCACGGGTCAAGGCTGTCATATCGACTTCTCGATGCTCGACGGTCAGGTGAGTCTGCTCACGCTCGCGGCGGGTCGCTACTTTGCGCTGGGCGAAGTGCCGCCGCGACTCGGCACCGAGCATCCGGGCCGCGTGCCGTCGGCCACGTTCGCATGCAGCGACGGCGCGTTCGTCCACATCACATGCAGCGATCAGCACTGGCTGCCGCTTTGCCAACTGCTTGGACTCGACGCGCTCGCCAGCGACGCGACGCTCGCCACCAACGCGGGACGCGTGGCGCATCGTGAACGTGTGATGAGCACGCTGACGCAAGCCATTTCAGGCTGGACGCGAAAGGCATTGTGCGAAGCCTGCGATGCCGCGGGCGTGCCGGCGGGACCGATTCAGAACGTCGCCGAAGTGCTCGCCGATCCGCATGTGAACGCGCGCGGCATGGTGAGCGCGTTCGAACATCCGTCTATCGGCACGTTCGGCGCATTGCCGCTGCCCTTCAAGTTCGACGGTTTCGCCGACCCGCAGGTCGCGCGGCCGCCGCTGCTCGGCGAGCACACGGAACAGGTGTTGCGCGAACGGCTGGGATACGACGAAGCGCACATTGCGGCGCTGCGCCGCGACGGCGCGATCTGA
- a CDS encoding enoyl-CoA hydratase/isomerase family protein produces MTHDETLIVERREGVAEIILNRPAQRNALNAAMCDALRAAAVTLRDDDAIRCVIVRANGPVFCAGADLKERKEMGIDEVRARRLKAFAAYDAIEKIGKPCIALVEGAAVGSGGEIAMACDFIIATENASFRTPEALWGTVGATQRLPRAVGKRLAKDMAYTGRTLSVQEALQAGLVSRIVSAAEALTTIRQMASDIAAAPPLAMRLTRDCIDRGVESDPAGALAIEMLAIDTLLQTSDWKQSISTFGENTERAVQQDQNGARHA; encoded by the coding sequence ATGACACATGACGAAACGTTGATCGTCGAGCGCCGCGAAGGCGTGGCCGAGATCATCCTGAACCGGCCGGCGCAGCGCAACGCGCTGAACGCGGCCATGTGCGACGCACTGCGCGCCGCCGCCGTCACGCTGCGTGACGACGATGCGATCCGCTGCGTGATCGTGCGCGCCAACGGCCCGGTATTCTGCGCGGGTGCGGACCTGAAAGAGCGCAAGGAGATGGGCATCGACGAAGTCCGCGCACGCCGCCTCAAGGCATTCGCCGCGTACGATGCAATCGAGAAAATCGGCAAACCATGCATCGCGCTGGTGGAAGGCGCGGCCGTGGGCTCCGGCGGCGAGATCGCAATGGCGTGCGATTTCATCATCGCAACCGAAAACGCGAGCTTTCGCACGCCGGAAGCGCTGTGGGGCACGGTTGGCGCGACGCAGCGCCTGCCGCGCGCGGTGGGCAAGCGGCTCGCGAAAGACATGGCCTACACGGGCCGCACGCTTTCCGTGCAGGAGGCGCTGCAGGCGGGACTCGTCTCGCGCATCGTCTCGGCCGCTGAAGCCTTGACCACCATCCGGCAGATGGCAAGCGATATCGCCGCCGCCCCGCCGCTCGCGATGCGTCTCACACGCGATTGCATCGACCGGGGTGTGGAAAGCGACCCGGCAGGCGCGCTGGCGATCGAAATGCTCGCCATCGACACCTTGCTGCAAACGTCGGACTGGAAGCAGTCTATTTCGACCTTCGGCGAGAACACGGAACGTGCCGTACAGCAAGATCAGAACGGAGCCCGCCATGCGTGA
- a CDS encoding AMP-binding protein: MRDDTHGAGWANFAERFGLKQPVTLPATLAARAAATPDAEALVIDGQRIDYRTLHERVQSAAARMIAAGVEHGEHVGILMGNSIDWVVLFYAAASIGAVTVPVNTRFKLDELNYCLKQGDVRVLFYVDTFLNIDYTRLLRDVEPGFDLALPGNVLPLLRRAVLMGDSERALPAGVERFDTLADTPDTRAEAAARAQRVSPDDILLIQYTSGTTSFPKGVLLRHRNMLMNAAASALRIGVRPDDRYFSVRPFFHVAGTTMSLLVALVSGACLLSVPSFDVARVLTILDEERCTLTSGNDTIFLMMMGHPEFRRERIHLRGGWAAAGPEIMQKIHDVMGVKHMVGAYGQSEASPNVVLNDWRDPLELRVAGWAAPHPGIEIRTVSTETGDVLPADMPGEIQVRGWGVMKGYYNKPQETANAFSDDGWLRTGDLGVIDGEGRMRMLGRLKDVFRVGGENVAPAEVEETLFAHPAVQLAQVVGVPDARLGEVAAAFVVLRAGTQASSEELIEWCKGRCANFKVPRYLRLVQSFDDIGMTGSSKVQKNKLRDYAIREFGLT, encoded by the coding sequence ATGCGTGACGACACTCACGGTGCCGGTTGGGCCAACTTTGCTGAGCGCTTCGGCCTCAAGCAGCCGGTGACGCTGCCCGCTACGCTCGCGGCGCGCGCCGCTGCGACGCCTGACGCGGAAGCGCTCGTCATCGACGGACAGCGCATCGACTATCGCACGCTGCATGAACGCGTGCAAAGCGCGGCGGCGCGGATGATCGCGGCAGGCGTCGAACATGGCGAGCACGTCGGCATCCTGATGGGCAACTCCATCGACTGGGTGGTGCTCTTCTATGCAGCGGCGTCGATCGGCGCAGTCACGGTGCCCGTGAATACGCGCTTCAAGCTCGACGAACTGAACTACTGCCTGAAACAAGGCGACGTGCGTGTGCTGTTCTACGTCGATACGTTTCTCAATATCGATTACACGCGCTTGCTGCGTGACGTCGAACCCGGGTTCGACCTCGCGTTGCCGGGCAATGTCCTGCCGCTATTGCGCCGCGCCGTGCTGATGGGCGACAGCGAACGTGCGCTGCCTGCGGGCGTCGAACGTTTCGATACGCTCGCGGATACGCCCGACACGCGCGCCGAGGCCGCCGCACGCGCGCAACGCGTGAGCCCTGACGATATCCTGCTGATTCAATACACGTCCGGCACCACGTCGTTTCCGAAGGGTGTGTTGCTGCGACATCGCAACATGCTGATGAACGCGGCGGCATCGGCGCTGCGCATCGGCGTGCGGCCCGACGACCGCTATTTCAGCGTGCGCCCGTTCTTTCACGTCGCGGGCACGACCATGTCGCTGCTCGTCGCGCTCGTCTCCGGTGCGTGTCTGCTGTCGGTGCCGTCATTCGACGTCGCCAGGGTGCTGACCATTCTCGACGAAGAGCGCTGCACGCTCACGTCCGGCAACGACACGATCTTCCTGATGATGATGGGCCACCCCGAGTTCAGGCGCGAGCGGATTCATCTGCGCGGCGGCTGGGCAGCGGCAGGACCGGAAATCATGCAGAAGATCCACGACGTCATGGGCGTGAAGCACATGGTGGGCGCTTACGGGCAATCGGAAGCGTCGCCCAACGTGGTGCTCAACGACTGGCGCGATCCACTCGAATTGCGTGTCGCAGGCTGGGCCGCGCCGCATCCGGGCATCGAGATCCGTACCGTATCGACGGAAACGGGTGACGTACTGCCCGCCGACATGCCGGGAGAAATCCAGGTGCGCGGCTGGGGCGTGATGAAGGGCTACTACAACAAGCCGCAGGAAACCGCGAACGCATTCAGCGACGATGGCTGGCTGCGTACGGGCGACCTCGGCGTGATCGACGGCGAAGGACGCATGCGCATGCTCGGGCGGCTGAAGGACGTGTTCCGCGTCGGCGGCGAGAACGTCGCGCCCGCCGAAGTCGAGGAAACGCTGTTCGCGCACCCCGCCGTGCAGCTCGCGCAGGTCGTCGGCGTGCCCGATGCGCGGCTGGGCGAAGTGGCCGCTGCATTCGTGGTGCTGCGCGCGGGCACGCAGGCGTCGAGCGAAGAACTCATCGAATGGTGCAAGGGACGCTGCGCGAACTTCAAGGTGCCGCGTTATTTGCGGCTCGTGCAGTCGTTCGACGACATCGGTATGACGGGCAGTTCCAAGGTTCAGAAAAACAAGCTGCGCGATTACGCGATCCGCGAATTCGGCCTGACGTGA
- a CDS encoding MFS transporter: MTTCASDAVGLLRPNEAVSESTYRKISRRILPLLFLCYIINYIDRVNIGIAQIQFKADLHFSDLVYGIGAGLFFVGFLLFEVPSNLLLAKMGARKTLLRIMVLWGTVSSATMFVSTPAEFYIARMLLGVAEAGFFPGIILYLSYWFPAARRARVTALSFIAIPVATMIGAPISGWIMRSFHSVNGLAGWQWMFLLEGLPAILLGVVVYFRLEDRPEGASWLTPEEKASLVGLLDAERRQRATHGHGGMLSALRDWRVFVAGLVSFCAYVLASTIAFFSPMVIQASGVHDPFRVGLFAAIPAVAGIVMMVIVSRHSDRTRERRWHAAIPLMIAAASLIALPFARGDLALAVALLAIATSGHLSSLSVFWTIPSTYLASSSAAAGIALVSSIGSLGGLVGPSMIGYVKSVSGSLTLGIQLAGCVMLAGGIGLLIGIPARLLAVDKAA, translated from the coding sequence ATGACAACGTGCGCATCTGACGCCGTGGGACTTTTGCGTCCCAACGAAGCCGTCAGCGAATCGACATACCGGAAGATCAGCCGGCGCATTCTGCCGCTACTGTTTCTGTGCTACATCATCAATTACATCGACCGCGTGAACATCGGCATTGCGCAGATTCAGTTCAAGGCCGATCTGCATTTCAGCGATCTCGTGTACGGCATCGGCGCGGGTCTGTTCTTCGTCGGCTTTCTGCTGTTCGAGGTGCCGAGCAATCTGCTGCTCGCGAAGATGGGCGCGCGAAAGACGTTGTTGCGCATCATGGTGCTGTGGGGCACCGTATCGAGCGCGACCATGTTCGTCAGCACGCCCGCCGAGTTCTATATCGCGCGCATGTTGCTGGGCGTGGCGGAGGCCGGGTTCTTTCCCGGCATCATCCTGTACCTGAGCTACTGGTTTCCCGCCGCCCGACGCGCGCGCGTCACGGCACTGTCGTTCATCGCCATTCCCGTCGCGACGATGATCGGCGCGCCCATCTCCGGATGGATCATGCGCAGCTTTCACAGCGTCAACGGGCTCGCCGGCTGGCAATGGATGTTCCTGCTCGAAGGGCTGCCTGCGATTCTGCTCGGCGTCGTCGTATATTTCCGTCTCGAGGACCGGCCTGAGGGCGCATCGTGGCTCACGCCCGAGGAGAAAGCCAGTCTCGTCGGCCTGCTCGATGCCGAACGGCGTCAACGCGCGACGCATGGACATGGCGGCATGCTGTCGGCGCTGCGCGACTGGCGCGTGTTCGTCGCGGGCCTCGTGTCGTTCTGCGCTTATGTGCTCGCGAGTACCATCGCGTTCTTCTCGCCGATGGTCATCCAGGCGAGCGGTGTGCACGATCCATTCCGCGTCGGCCTGTTTGCCGCTATTCCAGCCGTCGCGGGCATCGTCATGATGGTGATCGTGAGCCGCCACTCGGATCGTACGCGGGAGCGCCGCTGGCACGCCGCCATTCCGCTGATGATCGCCGCCGCGAGTCTGATCGCCCTGCCCTTTGCGCGCGGCGACCTGGCGCTCGCCGTCGCGTTGCTCGCGATTGCCACATCGGGGCATCTCTCCAGTCTGTCCGTGTTCTGGACCATTCCGTCGACGTATCTCGCGTCCTCCAGCGCGGCGGCGGGCATCGCGCTCGTGAGCAGCATCGGCTCGCTCGGCGGGCTGGTGGGACCGAGCATGATTGGATATGTGAAGTCCGTGTCGGGCAGTCTCACGCTTGGCATCCAGCTCGCAGGATGCGTGATGCTGGCAGGCGGCATCGGCCTGTTGATCGGCATTCCTGCGCGCCTGCTCGCGGTGGACAAGGCCGCATGA
- a CDS encoding NAD(P)H-dependent flavin oxidoreductase, with the protein MMSTRLTRMLNIEYPIIQAGMSWASSNAALPAAVSNAGGLGVIAAGPMYLDAFRDAVREVKRAVNGKPFGVNLPLYRPEAERFLDVIEDERVPVLFASQGGPKAHLVRFQSIGTRWVHVVSTLEHARKAASAGVDALVVVGAEAGGHPPANGVSTLVAVRRAVQAFPSMPIIAGGGVADGFGIAALLALGADAVQLGTRFIATREAGVHENYKRAVLQTEIDGTVLVGVRKLPVRMTKNRFADDVLHADQHEADDDAYHALFMSSTLKQAALDGDIERGKVELGQSAGLIDDLPGAADVVMRLVDEYRSAVGRLIG; encoded by the coding sequence ATGATGTCGACTCGACTCACCCGGATGCTGAACATCGAGTATCCGATCATTCAGGCCGGGATGAGCTGGGCGTCGTCCAATGCAGCGCTGCCCGCCGCGGTGAGCAATGCGGGCGGCCTGGGCGTCATCGCCGCCGGCCCGATGTACCTCGATGCGTTCCGCGACGCCGTGCGCGAAGTGAAGCGGGCGGTGAACGGCAAGCCTTTCGGTGTGAATCTTCCGCTGTACCGTCCGGAGGCGGAGCGCTTTCTCGATGTGATCGAAGATGAACGCGTACCCGTCCTGTTCGCATCGCAAGGCGGGCCGAAGGCGCATCTCGTGCGCTTCCAGAGCATCGGGACGCGCTGGGTCCATGTCGTCTCCACACTCGAGCATGCGCGCAAGGCGGCATCGGCCGGGGTCGATGCGCTCGTCGTGGTAGGCGCCGAAGCAGGCGGGCATCCGCCTGCCAATGGCGTGAGCACGCTCGTCGCCGTGCGGCGTGCCGTGCAGGCCTTTCCTTCGATGCCGATCATTGCGGGCGGTGGCGTCGCCGATGGTTTCGGCATCGCCGCCCTGCTCGCGCTCGGCGCTGACGCGGTGCAATTGGGCACGCGCTTCATCGCCACGCGTGAAGCGGGCGTGCATGAGAACTACAAGCGCGCGGTGCTGCAAACCGAGATCGATGGCACGGTGCTGGTCGGTGTGCGCAAACTGCCCGTGCGCATGACGAAGAACCGCTTCGCCGACGACGTGCTTCACGCCGACCAGCATGAAGCCGACGACGATGCGTACCACGCGCTTTTCATGAGCAGCACGCTCAAACAGGCGGCGCTCGACGGCGACATCGAACGTGGCAAGGTCGAACTGGGGCAGTCTGCTGGCCTCATCGACGATCTGCCTGGTGCCGCGGATGTGGTGATGCGTCTCGTCGATGAGTATCGGAGTGCGGTCGGGCGTCTGATCGGCTGA
- a CDS encoding porin — protein MKYVCAPAAALLFSCAAHAQSSVTLYGLIDTALSWQTHQVGSTASNGRATSSGSSVALGPGFFNGSRWGLFGTEDLGGGTSAIFRLESGFNPTTGVSLQGSREFGRQAYVGLKGNFGQLTLGRQYSLPFETLLPYDIIGWANSAASDVWVQQFAGSRLDNTAKYTLNVQKWKFAAAYSFGGQAGSVSHGSTYSVGLNYQGDVFSAGLTAQQAKDLAGNKQSNLGAGALYVTGPVTVSAYYLYTRRDGRFTPTAGQDFSPTYGSYAQLYTNPGNTNIGTSSEARTDHVFQLGTTWQATPALQFKAAAIYDLGRHVNANGEGGNKLSAFLTGDYLLSKRTDVYLAGAYSTVSSAFNGPYAGYDDSASVTLGLRHRF, from the coding sequence ATGAAATACGTGTGCGCGCCTGCGGCTGCACTTCTCTTTTCCTGCGCGGCTCACGCGCAAAGCAGCGTGACGCTTTACGGGCTGATCGACACAGCGCTGTCATGGCAGACGCATCAGGTCGGCTCGACGGCCTCGAATGGTCGCGCCACTTCGAGCGGAAGCTCGGTTGCGCTCGGTCCCGGCTTCTTCAACGGTTCACGCTGGGGCTTGTTCGGCACAGAAGACCTGGGCGGAGGAACGTCGGCGATCTTTCGCCTCGAGTCTGGCTTCAATCCGACGACGGGCGTCTCGCTGCAAGGCAGCCGGGAATTCGGACGACAGGCTTATGTCGGCCTCAAGGGAAACTTCGGGCAATTGACGCTCGGGCGGCAGTACAGCTTGCCGTTCGAGACGCTCTTGCCTTATGACATCATCGGCTGGGCCAACTCGGCGGCCTCGGATGTCTGGGTGCAGCAGTTTGCAGGATCGCGGCTCGACAATACGGCCAAGTACACGCTCAACGTGCAGAAGTGGAAGTTTGCCGCGGCCTACTCGTTCGGCGGACAGGCGGGCAGCGTGTCGCATGGTTCGACCTATTCAGTCGGGCTCAACTATCAGGGCGACGTTTTTTCTGCAGGACTCACCGCCCAGCAGGCCAAGGATCTCGCCGGCAACAAGCAATCGAATCTCGGTGCGGGTGCATTGTATGTGACGGGTCCTGTGACCGTGAGCGCCTATTACCTGTACACCCGCCGCGACGGCAGATTCACACCCACCGCCGGACAGGATTTCTCCCCGACCTATGGCTCCTATGCGCAGCTCTACACGAATCCGGGTAACACCAACATCGGCACGAGCAGCGAGGCACGCACCGATCACGTCTTCCAGCTGGGCACGACCTGGCAGGCGACGCCCGCGCTGCAGTTCAAGGCCGCGGCGATCTATGACCTGGGCCGACATGTGAATGCGAATGGCGAAGGGGGAAACAAGCTCTCGGCCTTCCTGACGGGCGATTACCTGCTGTCGAAGCGGACGGATGTTTATCTGGCGGGCGCGTATAGCACGGTGAGCAGCGCGTTCAACGGTCCCTACGCGGGGTATGACGATAGCGCATCGGTGACGCTGGGGCTTCGGCATCGGTTCTGA
- a CDS encoding DUF2459 domain-containing protein, with protein MTRTVGWLTGAALTHAAFLAACSTVPLTPASGPPVTTIDVVERGWHTDVCVQVRDVPDLQVWLAQDFVGATYLCFGFGEREYAMTREHSILATLSALWPGPGAILMTVLRDTPVAAYGADKVVTLQVAAAGKAGLAAYLDQSVQRDKLARPVQLGDGPYAGSRYFGASANYAGYYTCNTWIADALRSAQLPVDGAILFASTVFRQARDVAACQHPGTVTGTDRACIPP; from the coding sequence ATGACGCGAACGGTCGGATGGCTGACGGGAGCCGCGCTCACCCACGCGGCCTTTCTTGCCGCCTGTTCGACCGTTCCGCTCACGCCCGCCAGCGGACCGCCGGTGACCACGATCGATGTGGTCGAGCGCGGCTGGCATACGGATGTCTGCGTGCAGGTGCGGGACGTGCCGGACCTGCAGGTCTGGCTGGCGCAGGACTTCGTCGGCGCCACCTATCTGTGCTTCGGCTTCGGCGAACGTGAATACGCGATGACGCGGGAGCACAGCATCCTGGCGACGCTGTCGGCCCTGTGGCCCGGCCCCGGCGCGATCCTGATGACCGTGCTGCGCGACACACCCGTCGCGGCGTACGGCGCAGACAAGGTGGTCACGCTGCAGGTGGCCGCGGCCGGCAAGGCAGGTCTCGCCGCCTACCTCGACCAGTCGGTGCAGCGCGACAAGCTGGCGCGCCCCGTGCAACTCGGCGACGGCCCCTATGCCGGCAGCCGGTACTTCGGGGCCTCGGCGAACTACGCGGGCTACTACACCTGCAATACCTGGATCGCCGACGCGCTGCGGTCTGCGCAACTACCGGTGGACGGCGCGATCCTGTTTGCCAGCACCGTGTTCCGACAGGCGCGCGACGTCGCCGCCTGCCAGCACCCCGGCACCGTCACTGGCACGGACCGGGCGTGCATACCACCGTAG